ACGTTCACCCCGTTGGCCGTCAGGACCTCGACGGCCGAGACGAGCGCCGGGGTCGAGAGGGCGTGGGTGTCGGCCCCGAGGAAGAGGGGCCCCGAGATGCCCTGCGACGCCCGCCTGTCGGCGATGGCTTGACAGACGGCGAGGATGTGGTCCTCGTTGAAGCCGGCGGCCCCGCTCGTGCCGCGGTGGCCGGACGTGCCGAACGCCACGCGCTCCTCCGCCCTGCCGGCGTCCGGCTTGACGGAGTAGTAGTCGGTGACGAGGCGCGGCACGTCGATGAGTAGCGCGCGTGGGGCCGGCTTACCGGCGAGCGGGCTCGCCCCGGGACCTGCCTGGGGCCCCTCTCGCGCTGGCTCTCCGGGGTTGGCGGACGGTTCGCTCACCATGCCTTCACCTCTCACGGTCCTTGACGGCGCTGCTTGGCACTTTCACCGCCCAAGGTTACCGCGCGACCGGTCCGGACCGCGCGCCGGAAGCGCCGCCGCCGGACGCGACCGCCGCCCCCGCGCCGGGGCGCCAACGCGCTCGCTAGTGGTAAGCTTGCCGCCGCTCATCGGGCGAACCGCCGCCCAGGCGAGCAGTGGCCCGGAAGCACGGCCAAGGGTGCGACCCCGACCGGCGGGGCCCGACTCGAGGGCGGTGGGAACGTGGACGCAAGTACCCGGCTGGGGACCTGCGCGCTTGAAGACTGCGCGCCGGTAAGTCTGTTGGAGGAAGAATGGACCTGTTGATCACCCTAGTTCCGCTGGCCGCCATCTTGGCGCTGGTGGCAGCCTTCGTGTTGGCGCGCAGCATCATGGCCGCGCCGACAGGCGACGCGCGCATGGTCGAGATCTCCGACGCCGTGCGCCAGGGCGCCGCTGCGTACATGAACCGCCAGTACCGCACCATCGCCATCGTGGCCGTGATCATCGCAGCCGTGTTCGCCGTCGTGGCGCTCACGTCGGGCAACGACCACGACCGCACGCTGTGGTGGTGGACGACGGCCGGCTTCGCCATCGGCGCGCTCTTCAGCGCCATCAGCGGCTTCGTCGGCATGAACGTCGCAGTCCGCGCCAACGTCCGCGTCGCCCAGGCCGCGCGCGGCGGGCTGGCCGGCGCGCTGCGCATAGCGTTCAGCGGCGGCGCCGTCGCTGGCCTCGCCGTCGCGGGCCTCGCGCTCCTCGGCGTCTCGGGCTTCTTCTGGCTCTTCCACGTGGTCCTTGGGCTCTCCAACCCCGTCGAACCCCTCGTCGGCTTCGCGTTCGGAGCCTCCCTCATCAGCCTCTTCGCCCGCGTGGGCGGCGGCATCTACACGAAGGCCGCCGACGTCGGCGCCGACCTCGTCGGCAAGGTCGAGGCGGGCATCCCCGAGGACGACCCCCGCAACCCGGCCGTGATCGCCGACAACGTCGGCGACAACGTCGGCGACTGCGCGGGCATGGGCGCCGACCTGTTCGAGACCTACGCCGTCACCGCCATCGGCGCCGTCTTCCTCGGCTACCTGCTCCCCGGCACTGGCGCGGTCACGAACCTCGTCCTCTACCCGCTCCTCCTCGGGGCCATCGCCATCATCGCGAGCATCATCGGCACGCAGTTCGTGCGCCTGCCGGAAGGCTCGAACAACATCATGGGCGCCCTGTACAAGGGCGTGTTCGTGAGCGCCGGCATCAGCGTCGTGGCGTTCGGCGTCCTCACCTACGCCATGTTCAACGGCTTCGACTTCAGCGTCCTCGGCCGCGACATGGGCTGGGGCTCGCTGTTCGTCGCCAGCCTCGTCGGCATCGTGGTGACCATCGCCATGATGTTCATAACCGAGTACTACACGAGCACGCGCTTCGCGCCCGTCAGGCGCGTGGCCAAGGCGTCCGAGACCGGCAGCGCGACCAACATCATCTCCGGCCTCGCCGTCGGCATGCAGTCGACCGCCCTCCCCGTCATCGTCCTCGTGCTCGCCATCTTCGTCGCCTACTCGATCGCGGGCCTCTACGGCATCGCCGTGGCCGCCGTCGCCATGCTCTCCGTCACCGGCATGGTCGTAGCCATGGACACCTACGGCCCCATCACCGACAACGCGGGCGGCATCGCCGAGATGGCCGACCTGCCTGCCAACGTGCGCGCCAACACCGACGCGCTCGACGCCGTCGGCAACACCACCAAGGCCGTCACCAAGGGCTACGCCATCGGCTCCGCCGCGCTGGCCGCCCTCGTGCTCTTCGCCGACTTCGCCGAGCGCCTCAAGCTCGTCGACCCCGTCAAGTTCGGCGCCGGCGCCTTCCGACTCGACGACCCCATCATCCTCGTCGGCCTCCTCATCGGCGCCATGCTGCCCTTCCTGTTCAGCGCGTTCCTCATGGAGTCCGTCGGCAAGGCCGCCGGCTCCGTGATCGAGGAAGTGCGCAGGCAGTTCCGCACCATCAAGGGCATCATGGAAGGCAAGGCGAAGCCCGACTACGGCAAGGCCGTCGACATCGTGACTGCCGCGGCCCTGCGCGAGATGGCGCTCCCCGGCATCATCGCCGTGGCCGCGCCCCTCGTCGTCGGCTTCCTGTTCGGGCCCCTCGCCCTCGGCGGACTGCTGATCGGCGTCATCGGCTCCGGCCTGATGATGGCGCTCATGATGAGCAACGGCGGCGGCGCGTGGGACAACGCCAAGAAGTACATCGAGGACGGCAACCACGGCGGCAAGGGCTCCGACGCCCATGCCGCGAGCGTGGTAGGCGACACGGTCGGCGACCCGTACAAGGACACGGCCGGCCCGTCGATCAACCCGCTCATCAAGGTCATCAACACCGTGGCGCTCATCTTCGCCGGCGTGATCGCGGTGGCGGGGGGTTGGTTCTTGTTCTGAGGCAAGCGCGGGCGCTGCCAGCGCGCTAGCGCCGTTGGCGCAGTTTGCGCCCGTTGGCGGAGCTCGTGCCTGCCGGCGCTGCCTGCGGCCAGCGCCCATCAGGCGCCGCCCGCGGGCGGCCCCAAACAACCAGCTTACGCAAAGGGCCACGCGTTTTCCATGACGTGTGGCCCTGTTCATGGGCCGGCGCCGGCAGTACCCTGGAAGTGGAAGGAGGTCTGGCACCATAGAGATCACGGACCACTTCTCGAAAGAGCGGCCCCTGCGCCACTAGAGGCTCGACCGAGTAACCCGGCTCCACCCGAAAGGCACCGCGGCAAGGCGCGAGACCAGGCAGTACGGGAGACGGGCACCGACGGAGCGAAGAAAAGGCAGCCGGGGCCGTTCTCATGCCTGCTGCCCGCTAGGTACGAAAGTTCTTGCCACCATGGGCCCGCACCTGCTAGAACTGCCTCTAGCGAGGTCGCCTCCGCGTCGCAGTCGGGACCCGTAAGCGACTCGCGTCAGGCGACAAGGAAGGCGACAATGGCTTACGTCATCACCGAACCCTGCATCGGCGTCAAGGACGCCTCGTGCGTGGACGTCTGCCCTGTGGAGTGCATCTACGAGGCCGACGACCAGTTCTACATCAACCCGGAAGAGTGCATAGACTGCGGTGCCTGCGTCCCGGCCTGCCCGGTGGACGCCATCTACCCCGAGATGGACGTGCCGGAGGACTGGGCCTCGTACATCGAGAAGAACACGCGTCTATCGGGCCTATGAGCCGCTCCGCGGGCGGGTTCCGGCGCGCCCGGAACGCGCCCGAACCGGCCTATGCGGCGTAGACCACGTCCACCACGTGCTCTACGCCGTCATCGACCAGCCGCGTGACGAGGTTGGCCGGCGCGGTTCCCGGTCTCGCCCGCAAGACGTAGGTGCTCGCCCCATGGCGGTACCGCACCTCGAACCCCGGCCATTCGGCCGGGACGTGAGGGTCGAGGCGCAGTTCGTCGCCCACGCGCTCCAGCCCTAGCAACCCCTCCAGCCCGAAGCGGTAGAACCAGGCGGCCGAGCCCGTGTACCAACTCCAGCCGCCACGCCCGACGTGCGGGGGCTGCCCGTAGACATCGGCCGCCAGCACGTACGGCTCGACCACGTAACGTTCGGCGCCCTCGCGGTCGGCAGCGTGCAGCACGGGGTCGAGGAGCCGGTGCAGGGCGTGGGCCTTGCCGCGCTCGCCCAGCCGGGCGAACGCCCACGCGCTCCAGATGGCACCGTGGGTGTACTGCCCGCCGTTCTCGCGCACGCCGGGGAGGTAGCCCTTGATGTACCCCGGGTCCTTCTGCGAGCGGTCGAACGGCGGGGTGGCGAGCCTGATCAGGCCCTCCTCCCACCGCACGCAGAGCTCCTCCACGGAGCGCATGGCGACGGTCGCGCGCTCAGCGGGCGCGGCGCCCGCCAGGACGGCCCACGACTGGGCTATGGAGTCTATGCGCCACTCCGACGCGGCGCCAGTGCCGAGGGGCGTGCCGTCGTCGTAGAAGGCGCGCAGGTACCAGCGGCCGTCCCAGGCGACCCCGTCGCACGCCCGCGCGTAGGCGTCGGCCCGCGCGGTCCAGCGCTCCGCTTCCCCGTCGCTCCCGCCGACGCGGTCGAGGAGCCCGACGAAGCGCCGGATGACGTCGACCAGGAACCACGCCAACCACACGGACTCGCCCTTCCCCGCCGCCCCGACGCGGTTCATGCCGTCGTTCCAGTCGCCCGTGCCCATCAGCGGCAGCCCATGCTTGCCGACCGTCGCGCCCTTCTCCATCGCTCTGCGACAATGCTCGAGCAACGTGCCGGACCCCTGCCCGGGCGCGTAGGCGTCGTAACGGTCCTCGGCGCCCGGCGCGAGCGGTCGGCCGTGGAGGAACGGCACGACCTCGTCCAGGACCCCGCTCTCGCCCGTAGTCGTGACGTAGCGCTCGGCGGCGTAGACGAGCCACAGCAGGTCGTCGCTGATGCGGGTGCGCACACCGCGGCCGGAGGGCGGGTGCCACCAGTGCAGGACGTCGCCCTCCTCGAACTGGTGTGCGGCCGCGCGTAAGAGCTGCGCGCGCGCCAGCTCCGGCGCGGCGTGCAGGAGCGCGACGACGTCCTGCAGCTGGTCCCTGAAGCCGTACGCGCCGCCGGGCTGGTAGAACGCCGTCCGCCCGAAGTAACGGCTCGAGAGCGTCTGGTAGACGAGCCAGCGGTTCGTCAGGAGGTCTAGGGCCGGGTCGGGCGTGCTCACCCGCACCTTGTCGAGCCGGGCGTCCCACGCCGCCTCAGCCGCCGCCCGCGCTTCCGCGTACGCCCCCAGGTCGCGGTAGCGGTCGGCGAGCTCGAGGGCGGAAGCGCGGCCCTCGGTCTCACCGAGCACGAAGAGGACGTCCTCCGAGCCGTCGGCACCCAGGTCGAGGTGCAGCTGCATGGCCCCGCACGGGTCGCCTCCGGGGGCGACGGCGCCGCTGAGGCCCACGCGCCGCAGCGCGTCGGGCATGGCAGGCGAGCCCCACCGGCCGAGGAACTCGCGCCGGTCCGTCGTGACGCCGTGTGGGGTCTTGTTGCCCGCGAGGAACGCGACGCGCTCCCCGAAGTCGGTGGAGTAGGGGTTGCGGACGAGGAGCGCGCACCGTTCGGGCACGTAGTCGGGCAGCAGGTGGAGGCTCGTGCTCTGGCGATCGACGCCGAGGACCCATTCGGCGTAGTAGGTGACGGTCACGCGCCGCGGGCGGTCCGACAGGTTCCTCACGCTCAAGCGCACGAGCTTGACGGGGTCCTGGGCGGCCACGGACACCTCGAGCACCTGCTCGAGGCCGTGGCTCACGTGCCGGTAGGTCGTGCGACCCGCGGAATGGCGCGCCTCGAACGCCGCATCGCCCCCGGCCGGGTGCGGCGTCGCGGACCAGACCTCCGTCGTCTCCTCGTCGCGCAGGTAGACGGCCTCGGCGCTGGGGTCGGTCACCGGGTCGTTGCTCCACGGCGTGAGGCGGTTCTCGCCGCTGTTCACGGCCCACGTGGCGCCCAGGCCGGCCTCGGTCGTCAGGCAGCCGAGCACCTCGTTGGCCATCACGTTCGACCAGGGCGCCGGCGGCAACGCACCCCTGCTCGCGCGGATCACGTACTCGCGCCCGTCCGCGGTGAACCCGCCCCAACCGTTGTCGTACCGCAGGTCCGTCGTCTCCATGCCCTCCGACGCGCCCTGCTGGCGTTCCATGACGGGGGCCAGCAGCGGGAGGCCGGGGCGGGGCGGCAGACCGAGCGGCCGGAGCTGTTCGGCCAACGAGCCGTGCTCCCCGTCCAGGACGACCCGCGCGGCGCTCTCGAGCGCCACGAGGTCCGCCTGGGCGAGCTGGTCGCGCCGCAGGAGGTAGATGCCGCCGCGCGCGCCGAGCCACTCGTCGCTGCCGAGCCGGACGAGTTGGGCGCGCAGGCGGGCGTGGAGCGTCTGGTCGTAAGCCGTGTCCTGCGTGTTCAGCACGACGACGTCCACCTTCACCCCGCGCCGGCGCCAGTAGGCGTGGGCCCGGAGCGTCTCCACCACGAGCGGCAACCGTTCCGTGGAGTCGAGCCGGACGAGGACGATGGGCATGTCGCCCGAGATGCCCTGTCCCCACAACGCGGGCTGGCCGAGCGTGTTGGACGCCAACGTCGCAGCGGGGGCCCTGAGCTCCGGCAGCGGGTAGGCGACGGCGGAGTAGAGCCGCTGATAGGTCTCCACCGTCGCGGGCGTCAGGTCGTGTTCCTGCAGCTCGACGCGGCTACGCAAGCGCGCGAGGTCGAACTCCCGCGCCACCATGCCCGGCTTGCGCAACTCGTCGAGGAGGTCGGTCAGCTCGCGGGCGCTGGCGCCGCTCCCCGTGACGAACGTGACCTCTTCCTGCGAGTGCGGCTCGAGCTCGAGCCGCACGGCCAACGCCATGGCCGGGTCGAGCGTGGCGTCCGGCTCCGCCGGCGCCCCCGTCCCTCCGTCGCCGTCGGCCCGCCGCAGCGGTCCGCGCGTCCCCACGGCCGTCGTGACGTCGTTGCCGCGGCCGAGGAACACCGCCCTGTCCGTCTCGTACTCGCACGGCCCCGGGTCGTCACGGCTGACGACGGCGTGGGCGGCGAAGAGCTCCGCTTCGTCCGCCGAGCGCGGCCGGCGGTGGAACAGGATGGCCGACCGACCGGCCAGGAAGCTGCTCTCCACGAAGAGCTTGCTGAAGGCCGGGTGGCGGGCGTCGGCCGCGGCGGAGCCGAGCACGACCTCGGCGTAGGAGGTCACGCGCAGGACGCGACTCGTCTCGCCACGGTTGACGACGGTGAGGCGCCGCAGCTCGGCCGCGCCCCTCGCCACCACGACCTCCAGGCGCGTCAGGATGCCGTCGAACTCGCGCTGGTACTCGACCTTGTAAGGGTAGAACACGACCCGTTCGTCCTGGACGCGCGAGGGCAGCGGGCCTGGCGTCGCAGACCACACGGAGCCGCCCGGCTCGTCTCGGACGAAGATCCAGGTGCCGTCGGCGTCGCGGGTCCCGTCCGGGCGCCACCGCGTGATGGCGACGTCCCCCGCCGCCGAC
The nucleotide sequence above comes from Trueperaceae bacterium. Encoded proteins:
- a CDS encoding sodium-translocating pyrophosphatase, which encodes MDLLITLVPLAAILALVAAFVLARSIMAAPTGDARMVEISDAVRQGAAAYMNRQYRTIAIVAVIIAAVFAVVALTSGNDHDRTLWWWTTAGFAIGALFSAISGFVGMNVAVRANVRVAQAARGGLAGALRIAFSGGAVAGLAVAGLALLGVSGFFWLFHVVLGLSNPVEPLVGFAFGASLISLFARVGGGIYTKAADVGADLVGKVEAGIPEDDPRNPAVIADNVGDNVGDCAGMGADLFETYAVTAIGAVFLGYLLPGTGAVTNLVLYPLLLGAIAIIASIIGTQFVRLPEGSNNIMGALYKGVFVSAGISVVAFGVLTYAMFNGFDFSVLGRDMGWGSLFVASLVGIVVTIAMMFITEYYTSTRFAPVRRVAKASETGSATNIISGLAVGMQSTALPVIVLVLAIFVAYSIAGLYGIAVAAVAMLSVTGMVVAMDTYGPITDNAGGIAEMADLPANVRANTDALDAVGNTTKAVTKGYAIGSAALAALVLFADFAERLKLVDPVKFGAGAFRLDDPIILVGLLIGAMLPFLFSAFLMESVGKAAGSVIEEVRRQFRTIKGIMEGKAKPDYGKAVDIVTAAALREMALPGIIAVAAPLVVGFLFGPLALGGLLIGVIGSGLMMALMMSNGGGAWDNAKKYIEDGNHGGKGSDAHAASVVGDTVGDPYKDTAGPSINPLIKVINTVALIFAGVIAVAGGWFLF
- a CDS encoding ferredoxin family protein, which translates into the protein MAYVITEPCIGVKDASCVDVCPVECIYEADDQFYINPEECIDCGACVPACPVDAIYPEMDVPEDWASYIEKNTRLSGL